A single genomic interval of Zingiber officinale cultivar Zhangliang chromosome 4A, Zo_v1.1, whole genome shotgun sequence harbors:
- the LOC121970243 gene encoding cytochrome b-c1 complex subunit 9, mitochondrial-like — translation MASAASRVGGRGGGLWDGLYRVLMRRNSVYVTFIVAGAFVGERAVDYGVHKLWEYNNVGKRYEDIPVLGQRPTE, via the exons ATGGCGTCGGCAGCAAGCAGAGTCGGAGGGCGCGGCGGTGGGTTGTGGGATGGGTTGTACCGCGTTCTGATGCGCCGCAACTCCGTCTATGTCACATTCATCGTGGCTGGAGCCTTTGTCGGAGAACGG GCTGTTGACTATGGTGTTCACAAGCTTTGGGAATATAATAATGTTGGG AAGAGATATGAAGATATTCCAGTATTGGGGCAAAGGCCGACAGAATGA